A window of Hypnocyclicus thermotrophus contains these coding sequences:
- a CDS encoding tetratricopeptide repeat protein has protein sequence MKILSPNEKIVYLRKKFKISQVELTQGKFSRSYLGMVEIGKTNFNKKFAKAIVNNFNTILSNRGIDERVELDYLLETKDEQMKKISDNFLQRIETGEDIETIAHEVEKYIHEYNIDTKIELYKKIADTLYTNHNFKESLYYYLRIFNDIIISKNNKILSEVSLNIIRISYNLENYDEIVRLEKLIRYFLEEFEEEIRNKIIFNLGLTFYRLSQYEESLEYFKKLEYIKDRETVFRVQSMISLVLRGLKEYDKSLFILRSLLKKYEENDKKILINMYLLELYKEIENIEKVKYYFRKNRKLLDVHINDVDADYLLKHYYEIANTALYLNRNEIAKTYFERLMDIEYDDITFDLALEYRFNTIEKLLSLYNKKDFHKARKLFDKYIKLLNYKKDFIYGYYFIEYFNKFNYKENIEKTIFKLININKHL, from the coding sequence ATGAAAATATTATCACCAAATGAAAAAATTGTGTATCTAAGAAAAAAATTTAAAATTAGTCAAGTAGAACTTACACAAGGAAAATTTTCAAGAAGTTATCTTGGGATGGTTGAAATAGGGAAAACAAATTTCAATAAAAAATTTGCAAAAGCTATAGTAAATAATTTTAATACTATTTTATCTAATCGGGGGATAGATGAAAGAGTAGAATTAGATTACTTATTAGAAACAAAAGACGAGCAAATGAAAAAAATATCTGATAATTTTTTACAAAGAATTGAAACTGGAGAAGATATTGAAACTATAGCTCATGAAGTTGAAAAATATATCCATGAATATAATATTGATACTAAAATAGAGCTTTATAAAAAAATAGCGGATACATTGTATACTAATCATAATTTTAAAGAATCATTATATTATTATCTTAGAATTTTTAACGACATAATTATATCTAAAAACAATAAAATATTATCTGAAGTTTCATTAAATATAATAAGAATATCATATAATTTAGAAAATTATGATGAAATAGTAAGATTAGAAAAATTAATTAGATATTTTTTAGAAGAATTTGAAGAAGAAATAAGAAATAAAATAATATTTAATCTAGGACTTACATTTTATAGATTATCACAATATGAAGAGTCTTTAGAGTATTTTAAAAAATTAGAATATATAAAAGATAGAGAAACTGTTTTTAGAGTTCAATCAATGATATCACTTGTTTTAAGAGGATTAAAAGAATATGATAAATCACTTTTTATACTTAGAAGTTTATTAAAAAAATACGAGGAAAATGACAAAAAAATATTAATAAATATGTATTTATTAGAATTATATAAAGAAATAGAAAACATAGAAAAAGTAAAATATTATTTTAGAAAAAATAGAAAACTTTTAGATGTTCATATAAATGATGTAGATGCTGATTATCTTTTAAAACATTATTATGAAATAGCAAATACAGCATTATATCTAAATAGAAATGAAATAGCTAAAACTTATTTTGAAAGATTAATGGATATAGAATATGATGATATTACATTTGATTTGGCTTTAGAATATAGATTTAATACTATAGAAAAATTATTATCTTTATATAATAAAAAAGATTTTCATAAAGCTAGAAAATTATTTGATAAATATATAAAATTATTAAATTATAAAAAAGATTTTATATATGGATATTATTTTATAGAATATTTTAATAAGTTTAACTATAAAGAAAACATAGAAAAAACAATATTTAAATTAATAAACATTAATAAACATTTATAA
- a CDS encoding TRAP transporter permease, with amino-acid sequence MSKLDENIAEELLEEEIGKIRHKRKFDSFLISTISILWALFQLALPKFLILDSVSTRAIHLTFATVLIFLSVPMIKRPLKKFKFLHEIDKIPLIDIIFAILSILAILYIIIDKEGIAKRAGMPNTNDYIMGITTIILILIAATRAIGPALPIIAMLISLYGFLGPNMPGIFAFRGVSLTKYLTQISLSTEGIFGIPLDVSANTVFLFVLLGALLDKIGAGQFFNDLSFALLGKYRGGPAKASVVSSGLSGLISGSSIANVVTTGTFTIPLMKKSGYPGKIAAATEVAASTNGQLMPPIMGAAAFIISEYLGVSYIEVVKAAIVPAFVSYIALFYITHLEALKLGIKGLPKADLPNFFKVLKNGWHYLIPLSVLIYELMIMRHSPKLSAFNAIIVLFAVTFVQELISAKKNNKTIVEGLKNGIFIITDGLIAGSRNMMGVALATAAAGIVVGVVSLGIGSMIVQIVEVLSNGNLFLLLFITAIASLILGMGLPTTATYIVMASITVPVILKLSAVYSFNPVAPVAAHLFCFYFGILADDTPPVGLAAYTAAAIAKSDPIETGIQGFIYDLRTAVIPFMFVFNPDLVLVGINNWPEGIFIFIMTSLGALAFTNFTQGWFIIKNKWYETILFAVATLILFYPKLINLLLHIDNIHRYVFYIFGLLVYGLIYFLQKIRIKKEVKIA; translated from the coding sequence ATGTCGAAATTAGATGAAAATATAGCAGAAGAATTATTAGAAGAAGAAATAGGAAAGATAAGACACAAAAGAAAATTTGATTCTTTTTTAATATCTACAATTTCTATTTTATGGGCTTTATTTCAGTTAGCATTACCAAAATTTTTAATATTAGATAGTGTATCAACAAGAGCAATACACCTTACTTTTGCTACAGTTCTTATATTTTTAAGTGTTCCAATGATAAAAAGGCCATTAAAGAAATTTAAATTTTTACATGAAATAGACAAAATACCATTAATAGATATCATATTTGCTATACTATCTATTTTAGCTATTTTATATATAATAATAGATAAAGAAGGAATAGCCAAGAGAGCTGGTATGCCAAATACAAATGATTATATTATGGGAATAACTACTATTATTTTAATACTTATTGCTGCAACAAGAGCAATAGGTCCTGCATTACCAATAATAGCTATGTTAATTTCTTTATATGGATTTTTAGGACCAAATATGCCAGGAATATTTGCATTTAGAGGAGTGTCTCTTACAAAATATCTTACACAGATATCACTTTCTACTGAGGGAATATTTGGTATTCCACTAGATGTATCTGCTAATACAGTATTTTTATTTGTTTTATTAGGGGCATTACTTGATAAAATAGGAGCTGGACAATTTTTTAATGATTTATCATTTGCATTACTTGGAAAATATAGAGGCGGTCCAGCAAAAGCATCTGTTGTATCAAGTGGACTTAGCGGACTTATTTCAGGGTCAAGTATAGCAAATGTAGTAACTACAGGAACTTTTACAATTCCATTAATGAAAAAAAGTGGTTATCCTGGTAAAATAGCAGCAGCTACAGAAGTTGCAGCTAGTACAAATGGACAACTTATGCCTCCTATTATGGGAGCAGCAGCATTTATTATATCAGAATATCTTGGAGTATCTTATATAGAAGTAGTAAAAGCAGCGATAGTACCAGCTTTTGTATCATATATAGCGTTATTTTATATAACACATTTAGAAGCGTTAAAATTAGGAATTAAAGGATTACCAAAAGCAGATTTACCGAATTTTTTTAAAGTACTAAAAAATGGATGGCACTATTTAATACCATTATCAGTTTTAATATATGAGTTAATGATAATGAGACATTCGCCAAAATTATCAGCTTTTAATGCGATAATTGTTTTATTTGCTGTAACATTTGTTCAAGAACTTATATCAGCTAAAAAAAATAATAAAACTATAGTTGAAGGACTAAAAAATGGAATATTTATAATAACTGATGGACTTATAGCTGGTTCAAGAAATATGATGGGAGTAGCATTAGCTACTGCAGCAGCAGGAATAGTTGTTGGAGTTGTATCTCTTGGAATTGGTAGTATGATAGTACAAATAGTAGAAGTATTATCAAATGGAAATTTATTTTTATTATTATTTATAACAGCTATTGCAAGTTTAATATTAGGAATGGGATTACCTACAACAGCAACATATATAGTAATGGCATCTATTACAGTTCCTGTGATATTAAAGCTTAGTGCTGTTTATTCATTTAATCCTGTTGCACCAGTAGCAGCACATTTATTCTGTTTCTATTTTGGGATATTAGCCGATGACACTCCGCCTGTTGGTTTGGCAGCTTATACAGCAGCAGCTATTGCAAAATCAGATCCAATCGAGACAGGGATACAAGGATTTATATATGATTTGAGAACAGCAGTAATACCATTTATGTTTGTATTTAATCCAGATTTAGTTTTAGTAGGAATAAACAACTGGCCAGAAGGAATATTTATATTTATAATGACATCATTAGGAGCATTAGCATTTACTAACTTTACTCAAGGATGGTTTATAATTAAAAATAAATGGTATGAAACAATATTATTCGCAGTAGCAACTTTAATATTGTTTTACCCTAAGTTGATTAATCTTTTACTACATATAGATAATATTCATAGATACGTATTTTATATATTTGGATTATTAGTTTATGGATTAATATATTTCTTGCAAAAAATTAGAATAAAAAAAGAAGTGAAAATAGCATAA
- a CDS encoding FAD-dependent oxidoreductase, whose product MKVIIIGGVAGGASAAARLRRISEETEIIMIERGDYISFANCGLPYHIGGVIKERDNLLVQTVKGMKERFNIDVRVKTEAIKIDTEKKVVILKNLETSEEYEESYDKLLLSPGASPIKPPIKGINDVDNVYTLRNMNDMDDIIEGLKTREAKRAVVIGAGFIGVEVAENLKHKGLKVSIIEKANQILTPMDFDIAAQLHLHLKEQEVELYLNNGVTEFRKNGDKTTVVLENGDFIDTDIVILSIGVRPEVKLVKEANLEIGETGGIKVNEYMQTSNKDIYAVGDAIEVNCFVSNKKILVPLAWPANRQGRLVADNMLGLKQNKYIATMGTAIAKVFDMTAASTGLNEKTLKRYGIKYRTLIVNKNDHAGYYPGSTPIVLKLVYNEETGTIYGAQGIGYNGVDKRIDVIATAMKGGIKAWDLQDLELAYAPPFNSAKDPINFFGYIAENIKNGELKHIEWHELKDLDPDKSVLLDIRTKEENMLGTIPGSIHIDLNELRKNLDKLNKEKEYIVYCAIGVRGFLAYRILVQNGFKARNLNGGYKFWYPTTVEQSNIGIFKNDGTSTGIDNYITENDGGMHVAHAEDAKSIEVDACGLQCPGPIMKTFKTIEELKDGDILSIKATDPGFKKDVVAWANKTGNRLLEVTSSKGIITAKIQKNTPKVENTTNAPAKTLDGQTIVVFSGDLDKVLASFIIANGAIAMGKKVSMFFTFWGLTALKKDGVKVKKSGLAKMFDIMLPKHVGKLPISKMNMGGMGAEMIKLVMKKNNVDSVETLMKQFLDNGGKIIACQMSMDLMGIKEEELIDGVEIGGVATYLGDSENANSNLFI is encoded by the coding sequence ATGAAAGTAATTATTATCGGTGGTGTCGCTGGTGGTGCTAGTGCTGCTGCTAGACTTCGTAGAATAAGCGAAGAAACTGAAATCATTATGATTGAAAGAGGAGATTACATTAGTTTTGCAAACTGTGGATTACCTTATCATATTGGTGGTGTAATAAAAGAAAGAGATAATTTATTAGTTCAAACTGTTAAAGGGATGAAAGAAAGATTTAATATCGACGTAAGAGTAAAAACTGAAGCTATAAAAATAGATACTGAAAAAAAAGTTGTTATATTAAAAAATTTAGAAACTTCTGAGGAATATGAAGAAAGTTATGATAAATTGTTACTTTCTCCTGGAGCTTCTCCAATAAAACCTCCTATTAAAGGGATTAATGATGTTGATAATGTTTATACTCTTAGAAATATGAATGATATGGATGACATTATCGAAGGATTGAAAACTAGAGAAGCTAAAAGAGCTGTAGTTATTGGTGCCGGATTTATAGGAGTAGAAGTCGCTGAAAATTTAAAACACAAAGGATTAAAAGTATCTATAATTGAAAAAGCTAATCAAATTTTAACACCTATGGATTTTGATATTGCTGCTCAATTACATTTACATTTAAAAGAACAAGAAGTAGAACTTTATTTGAATAACGGTGTTACTGAATTTAGAAAAAATGGCGATAAAACTACTGTTGTTTTAGAAAATGGTGATTTTATTGATACTGATATTGTAATTTTATCAATTGGTGTAAGACCTGAAGTAAAATTAGTAAAAGAAGCTAATTTAGAAATTGGTGAAACTGGTGGAATTAAAGTAAATGAGTATATGCAAACTTCAAATAAAGATATTTATGCAGTTGGAGATGCTATAGAAGTAAACTGTTTTGTTTCAAATAAAAAAATTCTTGTCCCTCTAGCATGGCCTGCTAATAGACAAGGTAGACTTGTAGCTGATAATATGCTAGGATTAAAACAAAATAAATATATTGCAACAATGGGAACTGCAATTGCAAAAGTATTTGACATGACTGCGGCTTCTACTGGTCTTAATGAAAAAACTTTAAAAAGATATGGAATAAAATATAGAACTCTTATTGTAAATAAAAATGATCATGCTGGATATTATCCAGGTTCTACTCCTATAGTTTTAAAACTTGTATATAATGAAGAAACTGGTACAATATATGGTGCTCAAGGAATAGGATATAATGGTGTTGATAAAAGAATTGATGTTATCGCTACTGCTATGAAAGGTGGTATTAAAGCTTGGGATTTACAAGATTTAGAACTTGCTTATGCTCCACCATTTAACTCAGCAAAAGATCCTATAAATTTCTTTGGTTATATAGCTGAAAACATTAAAAATGGCGAATTAAAACATATTGAATGGCATGAATTGAAAGATCTTGATCCTGATAAATCGGTACTTCTTGATATAAGAACAAAAGAAGAAAATATGCTTGGTACTATACCTGGTTCAATTCATATTGATTTAAACGAATTAAGAAAAAATCTCGATAAATTAAACAAAGAAAAAGAATATATTGTATATTGTGCTATTGGAGTAAGAGGATTCTTAGCTTATAGAATATTAGTACAAAATGGATTTAAAGCAAGAAACTTGAATGGTGGATATAAATTCTGGTATCCAACTACAGTAGAACAATCAAATATTGGAATATTTAAAAATGACGGAACTTCAACAGGGATTGATAACTATATAACTGAAAATGATGGTGGAATGCATGTTGCTCATGCTGAAGATGCAAAAAGTATTGAAGTAGATGCTTGTGGATTACAATGCCCAGGACCTATAATGAAAACTTTTAAAACAATAGAAGAATTAAAGGATGGTGATATTTTATCTATTAAAGCAACTGATCCTGGATTTAAAAAAGATGTAGTTGCTTGGGCAAATAAAACAGGTAATAGATTACTTGAAGTGACTTCTAGTAAAGGAATAATTACTGCTAAAATACAAAAAAATACACCAAAAGTTGAAAATACAACTAATGCTCCTGCAAAAACTTTAGATGGACAAACTATAGTTGTATTTAGTGGAGATTTAGATAAAGTACTTGCTTCATTTATTATAGCTAATGGAGCTATTGCAATGGGTAAAAAAGTAAGCATGTTCTTTACTTTCTGGGGATTAACTGCTCTAAAAAAAGACGGAGTAAAAGTTAAAAAATCAGGTTTAGCTAAAATGTTTGATATTATGCTTCCAAAACATGTTGGTAAACTTCCTATTTCTAAAATGAACATGGGAGGAATGGGTGCTGAAATGATAAAACTTGTTATGAAAAAAAATAATGTTGATTCTGTAGAAACTCTTATGAAACAATTCTTAGATAATGGTGGTAAAATTATCGCTTGTCAAATGTCTATGGATTTAATGGGAATAAAAGAAGAAGAATTAATTGACGGAGTTGAAATTGGAGGAGTTGCTACTTATTTAGGTGATTCTGAAAATGCAAATAGTAATTTATTTATCTAA
- a CDS encoding thioredoxin family protein — MVIKILGSGCKNCKTLEANTKKAIEELELNAQIEKVEDIQDIMAYGVMSTPALVVDEIVKSTGRVLSPKDIIKLLK; from the coding sequence ATGGTAATTAAAATTTTAGGTTCAGGATGTAAAAATTGTAAAACTTTAGAAGCGAATACAAAAAAAGCTATAGAAGAATTAGAATTAAATGCACAAATAGAAAAAGTAGAAGATATTCAAGATATTATGGCATATGGAGTAATGAGTACCCCAGCTCTTGTAGTTGATGAGATAGTTAAATCTACTGGAAGAGTATTATCTCCAAAAGATATAATAAAATTATTAAAATAA
- a CDS encoding permease — translation MTIILYLITLILLFISFIKDKNKTKKALKKGLKAFENILPQFLGVIVLAGILLAIFSPELISKIIGDKSGIFGILISAIIGSITLIPGFIAFPTAALLLENGAGYMQIASFISTLMMVGIITFSIEKTYFNTKFTIARNLLAFIFSFIVAFIIGKVVI, via the coding sequence ATGACAATAATTTTATATTTAATAACATTAATTTTATTATTTATTTCTTTTATAAAAGATAAAAATAAAACTAAAAAAGCTTTAAAAAAAGGATTAAAAGCATTTGAAAATATTTTACCTCAATTTTTAGGAGTTATTGTATTAGCAGGAATACTTTTAGCTATTTTTAGTCCAGAATTAATATCTAAAATAATTGGAGATAAATCTGGAATTTTTGGTATATTAATATCGGCTATAATAGGTTCTATTACATTAATACCTGGATTTATAGCTTTCCCTACTGCTGCTTTACTTCTTGAAAATGGCGCTGGATATATGCAAATTGCATCTTTTATATCTACACTCATGATGGTAGGAATAATTACTTTTTCTATTGAAAAAACATATTTTAATACAAAATTTACTATAGCTAGAAATTTATTAGCATTTATATTTTCTTTTATAGTAGCATTTATAATTGGTAAGGTAGTGATTTAA
- a CDS encoding TAXI family TRAP transporter solute-binding subunit, translating into MKKYILKLLLLTLAFAFVACGGGNTNTTSSKKTFITIGTGGVTGVYYPTGGAISKMINSKSEYNIKATVESTAGSVYNINAVLKGDLDFGIAQSDRQYQAYYGQSEWKEAGKQEELRSVFSIHPESITLVASVDSGINSIKDLKGKRVNLGNVGSGQLQNAKDVLEAVGISEDDINAEYVKAVEAPGLLQDGRIDAFFYTVGHPSGAIKEATSGRIKVKIVNITGPEFDKLINDKPYYAKSIIEAKNYPNAQNTEDINSIGVKATLITSTKVSEDVVYAITKEVFENFEDFKKLHPAYSTLTKESMLQGLSAPIHKGALKYYKEAGLMKYIKKELIK; encoded by the coding sequence ATGAAAAAATATATTTTAAAATTATTATTATTAACTCTTGCATTTGCTTTTGTAGCATGTGGAGGCGGAAATACTAATACAACGAGTAGTAAAAAAACTTTTATTACAATAGGTACAGGAGGAGTTACTGGGGTTTATTATCCAACAGGTGGAGCAATAAGTAAGATGATAAATTCAAAATCAGAATATAATATAAAAGCAACTGTTGAATCAACTGCAGGGTCAGTTTATAATATCAATGCGGTATTAAAGGGTGATTTAGATTTTGGTATAGCACAATCTGATAGACAGTACCAAGCATATTACGGTCAATCTGAATGGAAAGAAGCTGGAAAACAAGAAGAATTAAGATCAGTATTTTCTATCCATCCAGAATCAATTACTTTAGTAGCATCAGTTGATAGTGGAATTAACTCAATAAAAGATTTAAAAGGAAAAAGAGTTAATTTAGGAAATGTGGGTTCTGGACAATTACAAAATGCTAAAGATGTATTAGAAGCTGTAGGAATTTCAGAAGACGATATAAATGCTGAATATGTAAAAGCAGTCGAAGCACCAGGACTTTTACAAGATGGAAGAATAGATGCATTTTTTTATACAGTAGGACATCCAAGTGGAGCTATAAAAGAAGCTACTTCTGGAAGAATAAAAGTAAAAATAGTAAATATAACAGGGCCTGAATTTGATAAATTAATAAATGATAAACCTTATTATGCAAAATCTATAATAGAAGCTAAAAATTATCCAAATGCGCAAAATACAGAGGATATAAATTCAATAGGAGTAAAAGCAACATTAATAACTTCGACAAAAGTTAGTGAAGATGTAGTATATGCTATTACAAAAGAAGTATTTGAAAATTTTGAAGATTTCAAAAAACTTCATCCAGCTTATTCTACTCTTACAAAAGAAAGTATGCTTCAAGGATTATCAGCACCTATTCATAAAGGCGCTTTAAAATATTATAAAGAAGCAGGACTTATGAAATATATAAAAAAAGAACTAATTAAGTAA
- a CDS encoding permease — MKKLVKRYVFFLITITMLLILLAINFEIGKKSFFITINSLKEMILIIPPIFILLGLLDIWISKETMTKHLGEKSGLKGIFLAIFIGSAAAGPLYGAFPIATVFMKKGVKFKNIIIFLGAWSTTKIPMFLFEMSSLGAKFAITRLIVDIFGIIIIAEILNKIISDEEKIKIYKNTQNF; from the coding sequence ATGAAAAAATTAGTTAAACGATATGTATTCTTTTTAATTACAATAACTATGCTATTAATACTTTTAGCAATAAATTTTGAAATTGGTAAGAAAAGTTTTTTTATTACAATTAATTCTTTAAAAGAAATGATTTTAATTATACCTCCTATTTTTATTTTATTAGGTTTATTAGATATATGGATATCAAAAGAAACTATGACTAAACATTTAGGAGAAAAATCAGGGCTAAAAGGTATTTTTCTTGCTATATTTATAGGCTCTGCTGCTGCAGGTCCTTTATATGGTGCATTTCCTATAGCAACTGTATTTATGAAAAAAGGAGTAAAATTTAAAAACATTATAATATTTTTAGGTGCATGGTCAACTACAAAAATTCCTATGTTTTTATTTGAAATGTCATCATTAGGAGCAAAATTTGCAATAACAAGATTAATAGTAGATATTTTTGGAATAATTATTATTGCAGAAATATTAAACAAAATTATTTCTGATGAAGAAAAAATAAAAATATATAAAAATACACAAAATTTTTAA
- the hisA gene encoding phosphoribosylformimino-5-aminoimidazole carboxamide ribotide isomerase — translation MFRPCIDLHNGKVKQIVGGTLSDNKTNSIIENFVSDKPASYYAKLFKKYNLTGGHVIKLGIGNDEEAISALKAFPNGLQIGGGITINNANLYIEYGASHVIVTSYVFNNGKIDFKRLENLSNLIGKDKLVLDLSCRKNNNKYYVVTDRWQNFTNFEISKENIKILENYCDEFLIHGVDVEGKKQGIDKELLYLINDYCSIPTTYAGGIRSLEDIKLINSIGNGKIHYTVGSALDIFGGNLSFEYIINNQNIK, via the coding sequence ATGTTTAGACCATGTATCGATTTACATAATGGAAAAGTTAAACAAATCGTCGGAGGAACTCTTTCAGATAATAAGACAAATTCCATTATTGAAAACTTTGTTTCTGATAAACCTGCTAGTTATTATGCAAAGCTTTTTAAAAAATATAATTTAACTGGCGGACATGTAATTAAACTAGGTATTGGAAATGATGAAGAAGCTATTTCAGCATTAAAAGCTTTTCCTAATGGACTACAAATTGGTGGTGGAATAACTATTAATAATGCAAATTTGTATATCGAATACGGAGCTAGTCATGTAATTGTTACTTCCTATGTATTTAATAATGGTAAAATAGATTTTAAACGTCTAGAAAATTTATCCAATTTAATAGGAAAAGATAAATTGGTATTAGATTTAAGTTGTAGAAAAAATAATAATAAATACTATGTTGTAACTGATAGATGGCAAAATTTTACTAATTTTGAAATATCTAAAGAAAATATAAAAATATTAGAAAATTATTGTGATGAATTTTTAATACATGGAGTGGATGTAGAAGGTAAAAAACAAGGGATTGACAAAGAACTTCTTTATCTTATAAATGATTATTGTTCTATTCCTACTACATATGCTGGTGGGATTCGTTCTCTTGAAGATATTAAGCTTATTAATAGTATTGGAAATGGAAAAATTCATTATACTGTAGGAAGTGCACTTGATATATTTGGTGGAAACCTTTCTTTTGAATATATAATAAACAATCAAAACATAAAATAA
- a CDS encoding dicarboxylate/amino acid:cation symporter: protein MKKLGLLSKLIIGIISGIIIGLISKSLNNFRIVRIMSTFSSIFGNFLKFIIPCIIIGFVAPGIADLGKKANKLLGLTVVIAYVSTIVAGFSAFLIGSNILPKFIKAKELSKNNSINIEPFFTIDMPPIMGIMTALIFAFLIGLGMAHLKSTNLFNVIDDFQKIMKNTVNAVLIPFIPLHIAGIFAKISASGEIFYTMKTFSSVFIMILSLQFIYVLVQYFISCTFANKNMFEAIKNILPAYFTALGTQSSAATIPVSLECSRKNGVDEEIVDFVVPLGATIHLAGDTITLVLATMAVLLMSGTTPTFTMMFPFVLMLGITMVAAPGIPGGGVYATLGLLEKMFMFGTGQQGLMIAIHFAQDSFGTATNVSGDGAIAILVNTINKKIKQVILNKVN, encoded by the coding sequence ATGAAAAAATTAGGATTGTTAAGTAAACTTATAATTGGAATTATTTCAGGTATAATTATAGGTCTTATATCAAAAAGTTTAAATAACTTTAGAATTGTCAGAATAATGTCTACATTTTCATCAATATTTGGAAATTTCTTAAAATTTATAATACCGTGTATTATAATAGGATTTGTCGCTCCAGGTATAGCGGATTTAGGTAAAAAAGCAAATAAATTATTAGGATTAACAGTAGTTATAGCATATGTATCTACTATAGTAGCAGGATTTAGTGCTTTTTTAATTGGAAGTAATATATTACCAAAATTTATAAAAGCAAAAGAGCTTAGTAAAAATAATAGTATAAATATAGAACCATTTTTTACAATAGATATGCCTCCAATAATGGGAATAATGACAGCTTTAATATTTGCTTTTTTAATTGGACTTGGGATGGCACATTTAAAGTCAACAAATTTATTTAATGTAATAGATGATTTTCAAAAAATAATGAAAAATACAGTAAACGCAGTACTTATTCCATTCATTCCATTACATATAGCAGGAATATTTGCAAAAATAAGTGCAAGTGGGGAAATTTTTTATACAATGAAAACATTTTCATCAGTATTTATAATGATTTTATCACTTCAATTTATTTATGTATTGGTGCAGTATTTTATTTCATGTACATTTGCAAATAAAAATATGTTTGAAGCAATAAAAAATATATTGCCAGCTTATTTTACAGCATTGGGAACACAATCATCAGCTGCTACAATACCAGTTAGTTTAGAATGTTCTAGAAAAAATGGTGTAGATGAAGAGATAGTAGATTTTGTAGTACCCTTAGGAGCTACGATACATTTAGCAGGAGATACAATTACATTAGTTTTAGCTACAATGGCAGTTCTTTTAATGTCAGGAACAACTCCAACATTTACTATGATGTTTCCATTTGTTTTAATGTTAGGTATTACAATGGTTGCAGCTCCAGGAATACCAGGAGGAGGAGTTTATGCTACATTAGGACTTTTAGAAAAAATGTTTATGTTTGGAACTGGACAACAAGGATTAATGATAGCTATACATTTTGCTCAAGATAGTTTTGGAACGGCTACAAATGTAAGTGGTGATGGCGCAATAGCAATACTTGTAAATACAATAAATAAAAAAATAAAACAAGTAATATTAAATAAAGTAAATTAA